One region of Caldimonas thermodepolymerans genomic DNA includes:
- a CDS encoding amidase, whose amino-acid sequence MHTDLSAARTAVHAGRQSALALLAEAQAAAEQPAARHVFIRTFGEQAQAAARAADLAAAAGAPGLPLAGLAISVKDLFDVAGHPTTAGSVVLADAPPAARDATAVARLRQAGAALVGHTNMTEFAFSGVGWNPHYGTPVNPSDTSVERIPGGSTSGGAVSVALGAAWAALGSDTGGSIRIPAALQGLVGFKNTACLTPLDGCVPLSTTLDTACAITKSVRDAVLLHEILAARSVRLQARPLSGWRLAVARTTMLDGMDDTVADAFAQALQRLRDQGAQIKEIALAELAELADIQATGGFAAAESWAWHRARLQASEDRYDPRVAQRIRRGAAMGAADYIDLIQARRAWIARVEQRLAGFDAVLSPTVPVVAPTLASIAEDDAEFFRVNALLLRNPSVVNMLDGCALSLPCHRPGQLPVGLMVWAGHLQDDTVLSVSLEIEAALAATKGD is encoded by the coding sequence ATGCACACCGATCTCAGCGCCGCGCGCACCGCGGTGCACGCCGGCCGGCAGTCCGCGCTCGCGCTGCTGGCCGAAGCGCAAGCTGCCGCCGAGCAGCCTGCGGCGCGCCACGTCTTCATCCGCACCTTCGGCGAGCAGGCGCAAGCCGCCGCGCGCGCCGCCGACCTGGCCGCCGCAGCCGGCGCCCCCGGCCTGCCGCTCGCGGGCCTGGCTATCAGCGTCAAGGACCTGTTCGACGTGGCCGGCCACCCCACCACCGCCGGCTCGGTCGTGCTGGCCGACGCCCCGCCCGCCGCCCGGGACGCCACCGCGGTGGCGCGGCTGCGCCAGGCGGGCGCCGCGCTGGTGGGCCATACCAACATGACGGAGTTCGCCTTTTCGGGCGTGGGCTGGAACCCGCACTACGGCACGCCGGTGAACCCGTCTGACACGAGCGTCGAGCGCATCCCGGGCGGATCGACCTCCGGCGGCGCGGTGTCGGTGGCGCTCGGCGCCGCCTGGGCCGCGCTCGGCTCGGACACCGGCGGCTCGATCCGCATCCCGGCGGCCCTGCAGGGGCTGGTCGGCTTCAAGAACACCGCCTGCCTGACGCCGCTGGACGGCTGCGTGCCGCTGTCGACCACGCTGGACACCGCCTGCGCGATCACGAAGAGCGTGCGCGACGCCGTGCTGCTGCACGAGATCCTGGCCGCGCGCAGCGTGCGCCTGCAGGCGCGCCCGCTGTCGGGTTGGCGCCTGGCCGTGGCACGCACCACGATGCTGGACGGGATGGACGACACGGTCGCCGACGCGTTCGCGCAGGCCCTGCAGCGCCTGCGCGACCAGGGTGCGCAGATCAAGGAGATCGCGCTGGCCGAACTCGCGGAGCTGGCGGACATCCAGGCCACCGGCGGGTTTGCGGCGGCCGAAAGCTGGGCCTGGCACCGCGCGCGCCTGCAGGCCAGCGAAGACCGCTACGACCCGCGCGTCGCGCAGCGCATCCGCCGTGGCGCAGCGATGGGCGCGGCCGACTACATCGACCTGATCCAGGCACGCCGCGCCTGGATCGCGCGCGTCGAGCAACGACTGGCGGGCTTCGATGCGGTGCTGTCGCCGACCGTGCCGGTCGTCGCGCCGACGCTGGCCAGCATCGCGGAGGACGACGCGGAGTTCTTCCGCGTCAACGCCCTGCTGCTGCGCAATCCATCGGTCGTCAACATGCTCGACGGCTGCGCGCTGTCGCTGCCCTGCCACCGCCCCGGGCAACTGCCGGTCGGGCTGATGGTGTGGGCCGGCCACCTGCAGGACGACACGGTGCTGTCGGTCTCGCTGGAGATCGAAGCGGCCCTGGCGGCGACGAAAGGCGACTGA